The genomic window GCTCTCAGTGCGGTGTGCAATACCGCTCTACCTTCTGTAGCATTTATAATATCTCCTTCAAAATATTTTGCAATAGCGTCCTTTAGGTCTACTTCATTGGCTAATTCAATTAGAGTATCTAGGGTTTCTTGGGTAATTCTATTTTTTGAAAAATCTACATAAAAATCATCCCACTTTACAGTTAACTCTTCTGCTCTTTTTGGATTGGACTTAAAAAGCTCCTTTAGCTGCGCCGACTTAATCGTTTCAAAATGGGTCTGTAATTTTTTCCAAGAGTTTGTTGTAGTTGGGTTTGTAGATTTAAGTGCCATTATTGTATATCTGTTGTGTTATCCTCTGTTATTGTATTTTCGGCATCTTCAGCCTCTGTTTCTAAAAAGAAAATGTTATCAAGTCTTTGCCTAATAGGTTTTATATATTCTAAATACTTAGTCTTTAAAGTATCTGAAATTGGTTCTGCTTCTGGCAATTTTTGTCTAAAAGGGTCGACTTGCTTTCCATTTTTCCAGAAACGGTAGCATACGTGCGGACCACCTGTATTTCCTGTCATTCCTACCCAACCAATCACATCTCCTTGTTTTACATATTGTCCTTTTTTTACGTTTTGGGCTTTCATATGCAGGTATTGCGTGGAGTAAGTAGCATTATGCCTAATTTTCACATATTTACCATTACCGCCTCGTCTTGTGGACTCTATTACTGTTCCATTGGCTGTTGCCATAATTGGAGTACCAATAGGTGCTGCAAAATCTGTTCCTTTATGAGGTCTAACTTTATTGCCGTAATATGCAATTCGTCTCTTTAGATTGTAACGAGACGATAACCTACCGAACTTTACAGGCATTTTTAAAAAAGCTCGTCTTAAATTTTTAGCCTCTTCGTTAAAGTAGTCTTTGATACCTTTTATTGAGTCTGTTTGAAACTGAAAGGCATATAAAGAATCTCCATTATGCTCAAAATATGCAGCTTTAACATTGTGGACACCTGCATAAATGGTATCGTTTATATATTTATCTGTATAAATTACTTTAAACCTATCTCCTGGCTGAAGACGTCTAAAATCTATAGTCCAAGCATAGATTTCATCTGCCATTTTATATGCCAAAACCTGACTTAAACCTTTATTTTCTAATGTTTCTGAAATATTGTTCTCTATAACTCCTGTAGCAGTCTTTTCTACATATTTAATAGGCTTTGTACGTGTATAGGCTTGAATAGAATCTTTAAAATCTATGACCACATAATCTTCTAGGTTTTGCTGATAAATAAACGTTGTAGGCTTCTTAACACTGTCATTAACCTTTTCTTTATCAAATAACAATGTGTATGGTTTGCCAACCTGAAGTTTTGTAGCAATATCAAAGGTATCCTTTGCTTTTTCAGCTATCTGAAAAATCTCTGGGTACCCAATATTATTTCGCTCTAAGATAATACCAAAGGTATCTCCCTTTCTTACGGTATCTCTTTTGAATTCAAACTTTTTTAAATCAAATCCGAACTCTAAAATTTTTTCTTCTTGTTTCTTTTCAGCTACTTCTTTTTTATAATCTTCTGCTGAATGATCTTCTTTACATGCAACAAAACATACCGCAAAAACGGCAAATACTATCAATCCCCTTAAATGCATTAATCACTAATTATATATTATTTCCCCAATTTTCTAATTCTTCTTCTGACCACAAATTCGGAAAGAAAATACGCCTTTGATATCTTGGATGCATATACTTTTTCCAGTCACTTCCTCCGGTTGCCTCTCCATCTCCTAAACCACTCTCAATGTAATGTCTTGCAGCATTATAATGTGCCATCACCCAAGTTACATTTACCGTATAATCGTAATGACGCATTGCTTTTACTAAGTCTTCGTCTTTTTGATCTTCTATTGGCAATTCTTTAAAACGTGTCCAAAGATTTTTGGTGTTATATTTTTCCATGAATCTTAAAAATTCATCT from Winogradskyella sp. MH6 includes these protein-coding regions:
- a CDS encoding M23 family metallopeptidase — protein: MHLRGLIVFAVFAVCFVACKEDHSAEDYKKEVAEKKQEEKILEFGFDLKKFEFKRDTVRKGDTFGIILERNNIGYPEIFQIAEKAKDTFDIATKLQVGKPYTLLFDKEKVNDSVKKPTTFIYQQNLEDYVVIDFKDSIQAYTRTKPIKYVEKTATGVIENNISETLENKGLSQVLAYKMADEIYAWTIDFRRLQPGDRFKVIYTDKYINDTIYAGVHNVKAAYFEHNGDSLYAFQFQTDSIKGIKDYFNEEAKNLRRAFLKMPVKFGRLSSRYNLKRRIAYYGNKVRPHKGTDFAAPIGTPIMATANGTVIESTRRGGNGKYVKIRHNATYSTQYLHMKAQNVKKGQYVKQGDVIGWVGMTGNTGGPHVCYRFWKNGKQVDPFRQKLPEAEPISDTLKTKYLEYIKPIRQRLDNIFFLETEAEDAENTITEDNTTDIQ